A genomic segment from Cyprinus carpio isolate SPL01 chromosome A22, ASM1834038v1, whole genome shotgun sequence encodes:
- the LOC109088906 gene encoding LOW QUALITY PROTEIN: structure-specific endonuclease subunit SLX4-like (The sequence of the model RefSeq protein was modified relative to this genomic sequence to represent the inferred CDS: deleted 1 base in 1 codon) — translation MNDSDQDFSDLCSRVLKRVRKKGARGSGDEKRPAVKDEEPSSSSSERNPPKRRKKTEDAAKTEIKSKISCRTHAAGSGDVSQRLPEVSGTGKVKDAVIQRMQRFKRASPERLLHAETNRPTTTESDGNHPSTLGVQHTETVGGDEALALRLQQELDCEARATGDVKDEALFFCQLCQKDLSAMSPPLRTQHINRCLDASESSAPSHPRPRVPECPICGKSFKSEKSRSVHLKRCSTNLGVKPNDLLQALRRQAAERASDNTTDQSKLLGSATTTRRDGMPLKKRSRRKAQKLDEDTMVALALSRSILEQEMEKEREQEEEREILAQLSSPSATVAPVLQWKPGAGKGRGKRRKGASPVQPPLLLVQDPQTALNRLQERVSSLLLRSRPPSPPTPTLSPSVLPLHPHAPLWDKSGLHGGGPDSVSEFYTSELSNIIQPCVAPEWEKVKSLELIPNKKPPAVTLEADPVQEKLSDQSPAQHQTTRPPTPCSGTPGSQALQDLMELAEEGMTLTQYGYTMYTAAGDKSVRDNAVNELPSSGFVPETTDNKTSKKTSVYVSKLALDLSSMVNNPQLSDVQLQVDSGDVFFTHSFMLYTRCPLLANMVHDSGFGVQEEGMRVAQRVLLGNVLGEAVLALLQYLYTAHCPLTHTLLPHIQELANRFGLVELQQQCEEYSGSVEENPREESEGMFPASELHLRDQEDQNLAESNFLELLQSMWQHGDSEEEDEFKETAGEERDMEEERERGDGEKEDRVDEEELDEIYEFAVTQRKIETTLEAATEEEEGDANTSLGNEKKEEGKEKKETESLLEKSAGSCYSNKLGVDGTEDAMVTSRTENPKKPNSETERVCLNKQIQENTKSNTILNKTVITVYSNTPAHSQSVGEYMEPSQTQASCSQQQCYKPSGTLQQNTPAPFRRSCVSEVIDLSISPPPSSGLSGKTSFPMPGVSPVPHEGEEIGKSPLRIDSSGCQGIGNPPSPPESQSKQVELIVLSDSGDEMDVDNGDQNAATTKRALTPPSPPPQRSTSYACKVKENSFKESGSQGHAGKQVDASKQMATDIEAKSDLSEHCSPGVANESVFDGSAEVSWLIPATPVPSTRCSSAQTCISMRRTQLFPKSSSSSSSSSVSEGLKPASSASSSSCLNEKPATLSKLHKSYRSPSKEGHSIDTDCSPGYQRALHHLRLSQVSSSDVSDGSHIGIIMGHPIQGVPKPSSSTPLHSDSSLQRQIPFCSPMVDDREVRLRNCRGNSRSFCRQGKVDLVSLQLSSPSKTPEKQHSSPLQQGCSSPTPNSPRCIRPESSRESENDGIEQMELGENPNQSVDEVVDIAGNSFCVMDEPPIAFDDSWGLDGGLGSQKPCFSLRLDSSGGTVSPPGLEGKRPTSTSPLATGACNKSPDPSPGLFNHSLPDPDMWDDCEEEEVAPLPLSQRLTAPSAKRVAELKTPVASRKRNEGPLVPITPMPGFSDMETPELKNRLNRFGVRPLPKKQMVLKLKEIHQYTHQLQSSESEEETSGPQRPPNASNSQSAPLPFKQPTAPPAASPVKLPPSEEDELLSASQNSNTSSTAESERSNPELCVSDDDDSDSEGITASQVVVREKDKLLAVRQFILSDPKLYARVLQYQPLSLAELQSSLKAAGIRLGAAKLLDFLDSQCITFSTANHGQKASSRRKRRVKTTTSGGAAAGRGRKKAAKPSGGIA, via the exons ATGAACGACTCGGACCAGGACTTCAGCGACCTCTGCTCTCGTGTCCTCAAAAGAGTGAGGAAGAAAGGAGCAAGGGGATCTGGAGATGAAAAGAGACCAGCAGTCAAGGATGAGGAgccatcctcctcctcttccgaAAGAAACCCCCCAAAGAGGAGAAAGAAGACTGAGGATGCTGCTAAGACTGAAATAAAGAGTAAGATCAGCTGCAGGACTCATGCTGCGGGGTCTGGTGATGTCTCCCAGCGTCTTCCTGAAGTGTCTGGCACAGGGAAAGTCAAAGATGCAGTGATCCAGAGAATGCAGCGGTTTAAGAGAGCCAGTCCAGAGAGACTGTTGCATGCAGAGACCAACCGACCCACAACCACAGAGTCTGATGGGAACCATCCCTCCACTCTCGGGGTCCAGCACACAG AAACTGTGGGTGGCGATGAAGCCCTGGCTCTTCGGCTTCAGCAGGAGTTGGATTGTGAGGCTCGGGCCACTGGAGACGTGAAAGATGAAGCGTTGTTCTTCTGCCAGCTCTGTCAGAAAGATCTGTCAGCCATGAGCCCTCCGCTGCGCACTCAGCACATCAACAG ATGTCTGGATGCAAGTGAGAGCAGCGCTCCTTCACACCCCAGACCACGGGTCCCAGAGTGTCCCatttgtggaaagagttttaaatctgaaaaaagCCGGTCTGTCCACTTAAAGCGTTGCTCAACCAATTTGGGTGTGAAACCTAATGATCTTCTCCAGGCTCTGAGGAGACAGGCTGCTGAGAGAGCGAGCGACAACACCACCGACCAATC AAAGCTACTAGGTAGTGCTACGACAACTCGGAGGGACGGCATGCCTTTAAAAAAGAGATCCAGGAGGAAAGCCCAGAAGTTGGACGAGGACACCATGGTGGCGCTGGCTCTGTCCCGCTCTATACTCGAGCAGGAAATGGAAAAGGAGcgagagcaggaggaggagagggagatACTGGCTCAGCTCTCCAGTCCTTCTGCGACAGTGGCTCCTGTCTTACAGTGGAAACCTGGTGCAG GTAAGGGCCGTGGGAAGAGAAGGAAGGGAGCGTCTCCTGTCCAGCCACCGCTTCTCCTTGTTCAGGACCCTCAGACAGCACTGAACCGTCTACAGGAGCGGGTTTCATCTCTTCTGCTTCGTTCCAGACCCCCCTCTCCACCAACACCAACCCTATCCCCCTCTGTCCTTCCTCTTCATCCTCACGCCCCCCTCTGGGACAAAAGTGGTCTTCACGGAGGAGGACCAGATTCAGTTTCAGAGTTCTACACCTCTGAACTAAGCAATATCATACAGCCATGCGTTGCACCGGAG TGGGAAAAGGTCAAGTCTCTTGAACTTATTCCAAACAAGAAACCTCCAGCTGTGACCTTAGAGGCTGATCCAGTCCAGGAAAAGCTTTCAGATCAGAGCCCAGCACAACACCAAACTACCCGACCTCCCACCCCCTGTTCTGGTACACCAGGCTCCCAGGCTCTGCAGGACCTGATGGAGCTTGCAGAGGAAGGCATGACCCTCACCCAGTATGGATACACAATGTATACGGCCGCAGGGGACAAGTCAG TTAGGGACAATGCTGTGAATGAACTTCCCTCAAGTGGATTTGTTCCAGAGACAACCGACAACAAGACGTCTAAGAAAACCTCA gtgTACGTGTCAAAGCTAGCATTAGATCTGAGCAGCATGGTGAACAACCCTCAACTCAGTGATGTGCAGTTACAGGTGGACAGTGGGGATGTTTTCTTCACGCACTCGTTTATGCTGTACACACGATGCCCCTTGCTGGCCAACATG GTTCATGACTCAGGTTTTGGCGTTCAGGAGGAGGGTATGCGTGTCGCTCAGAGGGTGTTGTTGGGTAATGTGCTTGGGGAGGCAGTACTGGCCCTCCTGCAGTATCTCTACACAGCCCACTGTCCTCTAACACATACTTTGCTACCTCACATACAGGAGCTTGCCAATAG ATTTGGTTTGGTTGAGCTGCAGCAGCAGTGTGAGGAATATTCTGGAAGTGTAGAGGAAAACCCAAGAGAGGAATCTGAAGGCATGTTTCCAGCATCTGAGCTTCATCTCAGGGACCAAGAAGACCAGAACTTGGCAGAAAGCAACTTCTTGGAGCTCCTCCAATCAATGTGGCAGCATGGGGACAGCGAAGAAGAGGATGAGTTTAAAGAAACTGCCGGAGAGGAAAGAGACATGGaagaggagcgagagagaggagatggagagaaagaggacCGGGTGGATGAGGAAGAGCTTGATGAGATCTATGAGTTTGCAGTGACACAAAGGAAGATAGAGACGACGTTGGAGGCTGCGACCGAGGAAGAGGAGGGAGATGCAAATACATCCCTTGGAAATGAGAAGAAGGAAGAAGGGAAGgagaaaaaagagacagaatcCCTTTTAGAGAAATCTGCCGGGAGTTGCTATAGTAACAAACTAGGTGTGGATGGGACGGAGGATGCCATGGTAACAAGTCGAACAGAAAACCCTAAAAAACCCAATTCAGAGACCGAGAgagtttgtttaaataaacaaatacaagaaaacacaaaatcaaatacCATTCTAAACAAAACAGTCATTACTGTATATTCTAACACACCCGCC CACTCCCAGTCTGTAGGGGAATACATGGAACCATCACAGACGCAAGCGTCCTGCTCTCAGCAACAATGTTACAAGCCATCAGGCACACTACAGCAAAACACACCCGCCCCATTTCGCCGTTCATGTGTCAGTGAGGTGATTGACCTGTCTATAAGCCCTCCACCAAGCTCAGGTTTGTCAGGTAAGACTTCCTTCCCCATGCCTGGAGTGTCTCCTGTTCCACATGAGGGTGAAGAGATAGGTAAGTCTCCACTAAGAATAGACAGTTCAGGATGCCAGGGAATTGGAAACCCTCCTTCCCCTCCAGAATCTCAAAGCAAGCAGGTTGAGCTCATTGTTCTCTCAGACTCCGGTGATGAAATGGATGTAGATAATGGTGACCAAAATGCTGCTACCACTAAACGTGCTTTGACTCCTCCATCTCCTCCTCCTCAGAGGTCCACAAGCTATGCTTGTAAAGTCAAAGAGAACAGTTTCAAAGAATCTGGATCCCAAGGCCATGCCGGCAAACAGGTAGATGCTTCCAAGCAGATGGCGACTGATATAGAAGCAAAGTCTGACCTATCAGAGCACTGTAGCCCCGGGGTTGCGAATGAAAGTGTGTTTGATGGCTCTGCCGAGGTTTCCTGGCTGATTCCAGCCACTCCGGTACCATCCACACGCTGTAGCTCTGCCCAGACCTGCATCAGCATGCGCCGAACCCAGCTCTTCCCCAAGTCatcatcctcttcttcctcttcctctgtctcGGAGGGTTTGAAACCTGCTAGCTCTGCTTCTTCAAGCAGCTGCCTAAACGAGAAACCGGCAACCTTGTCCAAATTGCACAAATCATATCGGAGTCCCTCTAAAGAAGGTCATAGCATTGATACAGACTGCTCTCCAGGTTACCAGAGAGCACTTCACCATCTAAGACTATCTCAGGTTTCTTCTTCAGATGTTTCTGATGGCTCCCACATTGGCATAATCATGGGACATCCAATCCAGGGTGTCCCCAAGCCCTCCAGTAGCACTCCTCTCCATTCAGACTCTTCCTTACAACGTCAGATCCCATTTTGCTCCCCTATGGTTGACGACCGTGAGGTTCGGCTTAGGAATTGTAGAGGTAATTCTAGATCCTTCTGTAGGCAGGGGAAAGTTGACCTAGTGTCTCTACAACTGAGTTCTCCTAGTAAAACACCTGAGAAGCAGCACAGTAGCCCACTTCAGCAGGGATGCTCCAGTCCAACCCCGAACTCTCCAAGATGCATTCGTCCAGAAAGTTCAAGAGAGAGTGAGAACGATGGGATAGAACAAATGGAATTGGGAGAGAATCCAAATCAAAGTGTTGACGAAGTGGTTGATATTGCAGGAAACTCATTTTGTGTCATGGATGAGCCTCCTATAGCGTTTGATGACTCCTGGGGTTTGGATGGAGGGCTTGGAAGCCAGAAGCCCTGCTTTAGTCTACGACTTGACAGCAGCGGAGGTACAGTCAGTCCACCAGGTCTCGAGGGTAAGAGACCAACGTCCACATCTCCTCTTGCAACTGGAGCTTGTAACAAAAGTCCTGATCCAAGTCCAGGTCTGTTTAATCACAGCCTACCTGACCCTGACATGTGGGATGATTGTGAGGAAGAGGAGGTTGCTCCCCTTCCTCTTTCTCAGAGATTGACAGCTCCCTCTGCCAAGAGAGTTGCTGAACTAAAGACTCCAG TTGCTAGCAGAAAGAGGAATGAAGGACCGCTGGTGCCCATCACTCCCATGCCAGGCTTCTCTGATATGGAGACACCAGAGCTCAAAAACAGACTCAACAG GTTTGGTGTGCGTCCGCTGCCCAAGAAGCAGATGGTTCTGAAGCTGAAAGAGATCCATCAATACACCCACCAGCTGCAGAGCTCAGAGTCTGAGGAGGAGACCTCTGGACCCCAACGCCCCCCCAATGCCTCTAACTCCCAGTCTGCTCCGCTCCCCTTTAAGCAGCCTACAGCGCCCCCTGCTGCCTCACCTGTGAAACTGCCGCCAAGTGAAGAGGATGAGCTTTTATCAGCCTCTCAAAATTCGAATACATCCTCCACTGCAGAGTCCGAGAG GTCGAACCCAGAGCTGTGTGTGTCTGATGACGATGACTCTGACAGCGAGGGCATCACGGCGTCTCAGGTTGTTGTGCGCGAGAAGGACAAACTCCTCGCAGTTCGTCAGTTCATCCTATCCGACCCCAAACTGTACGCACGAGTGCTGCAGTACCAGCCTCTCTCCCTGGCGGAGCTGCAGTCCAGCTTGAAAGCGGCGGGCATCAGGTTAGGTGCTGCTAAACTACTAGACTTCCTGGACTCTCAGTGCATTACCTTTAGTACGGCCAATCATGGCCAGAAAGCATCTTCCCGCAGGAAACGACGTGTGAAAACGACAACCAGCGGTGGTGCAGCAGCCGGAAGAGGGAGGAAAAAAGCAGCTAAGCCCAGTGGAGGAATAGCATGA
- the LOC109088903 gene encoding MAPK regulated corepressor interacting protein 2-like produces MMYTITRGPSKLVTQRRTGPTQQIESKANDLKQKQSHWLVSDSPAPKIVFHRLNGKRFHRSASPKAENTTEGCTPAHEENVRFVYEAWQEVEQKLGKGSQPENGKGPVQYAERSPNPGMKNFVPIDLEEWWAKRFLANIANLS; encoded by the exons ATGATGTACACTATAACCAGAGGTCCCAGCAAACTCGTGACACAACGGAGAACAG GCCCGACGCAACAGATTGAGAGCAAAGCGAACGACCTGAAACAGAAGCAAAGCCACTGGCTTGTGTCGGA TTCACCAGCGCCTAAGATTGTGTTTCACCGGCTGAACGGAAAGCGGTTCCACCGATCAGCGTCTCCGAAAGCTGAAAACACTACTGAGGGATGCACCCCGGCTCATGAGGAAAATGTTCGGTTTGTTTACGAGG CTTGGCAGGAGGTGGAACAGAAGCTCGGAAAGGGATCCCAGCCGGAGAACGGGAAAGGCCCGGTTCAGTACGCGGAGAGGAGCCCCAATCCCGGCATGAAGA ATTTTGTGCCTATTGATCTCGAGGAGTGGTGGGCCAAGCGTTTCCTGGCCAACATTGCCAACCTGTCATGA